CATCTCTGCGGCCGACACGGTGTATGCCGCAGCCCGCCTGGAGCCGCTTGACGAAGCGGACGGGCAACTGCAAGAGGCAGAGATGGAGGCAGAATTGCTTGAGGGAACTCATGCCCTGATAGCAGGAGCCCTGGGTCTGCTCGAAAGCAGGCCAGACCCCAGGGTCGGCGCTCGCATCAACCAGAAATTCGAGCCCTGCGAGACCGGAGGGCAGGCGGCAGAGATGGACAGAGATGGAGCGAAGCTGTGACCGCTCAATAAAGCTCGGTTCTTACGGCACTTGAGTAGCGCTCATTGGCGTGAACGATCTGTTCTGGTGTGAGTTGAGCGTCACCCTGCAATTGGGCCAAGCCAGCCATCACGTCTCCGACTGTAGGCAGATGATTTGGGTCCAGATGACTCTCGCCGCGCCACAACCGGGCGCGATTGATGGCTCGTCCACAGTGGAACAACACCTCATCGATCCGAATCACTATTGCAGTTTTTGGCAACTTGATCCCTTCTCGCAACTCTTGCATCAAGTCACTGTCCGATGAAACTCGACCACGTCCATTGATTCGCAAAAAGGTTTCCAGACCGGGGAAGAGAAACAGCATCGCCAACCGGTCGTCATTCTGAAGATTGCGCAACGAGGCAATGCGATTGTTGCCGGGCCAGTCCGCAAAAGCCAAGGTGCGAGCATCCAGTACCCGCACGAAGCCGGGAGGGCCTCCGCGTGGCGACGCATCCAAGCCATTCCCATCTCCCGTGGCAAGACAGAAAAACGTAGCTTTTGCCAAGTATTCCTTGTGGAAATCCATCAAGTGATCGAGAACCGCTTTTTGAATTCGCTCCGTTGGGCGCGCGTATAGCCGATTCAGATCAACCGCATCTGACTGACTGCTCTTCTGCAACCTTTGATCCGCCGAGTCTTTTGATGAAGGCACGTGCAACTCCTGTGTTTGAGGAAAGTTGCAAGCGTAGGCCTAGGTGATATGGCGGCTGTAGAATTTATCGGCCATTAGATAACTCAAATCCGCCATGCCTGATCTCATGCACCTGTTGGGCTCCTATATGGACTCCCCTGATGGACCCAGTGTTGTAGCAGCCACTCGGATGCTGGAAAGTGAGCTGTCTTCCGAGATGCATCAGCATGCACGCGGTCAATTGTTTGGTTCAATCAAAGGCTTGATCTCCGTGCAGGTCGATGGCGGTCTCTGGGTGGTGCCGGCCATACATGCCGTTTGGCTTCCTCCCCATCATGCTCACGCGGGGCGCTCTTTCGGCCCCTACCATGGCTGGAGCGCCTATGTGACAGAAGCCGCATGCGCCAATTTGCCGGCACAACCCTGCATCATCAGGGTATCGGGCCTGCTGCGCGAAGCGGTGCTGCGTATTGCCGGCTCCATGCCGCAAGCCTCCGATCTATCGAGTCAAGCACACTCACATATATGCGCTGTGGTTCTGGACGAGATCAGAAGCCTGCCGGTTGAGGAGTTTGGCCTGCCCATACCAGCAGATGCGCGTCTGCAACGTATCGCCAGAGCGTTGATAGCCAATCCAGCCGACGAGCGCAACATCGATGACTGGGCAAGTTTCGGGGCCATCAGCTCGCGCACTCTCAGTCGCAGGTTTGTCAGTGAGACAGGCTTTAATTTCACTGCTTGGCGCCAGCGCGTACGCCTATTGCGATCACTTGAAATGCTGGCCGAAGGCATAAGCATTACAGCCATTGCACTTGATCTCGGCTATGCCAGTATCAGCGCCTACATCAGCCTGTTTCGCCGGACCTTCGGTGAAACGCCGGCATGTTACCGATCACGCTTGAAAGACGTTTAGCAAGGATCGGTTGAGTCCTCAGCCCAAGGCAGACTTCGCACTTTCATTTGCTGCAGTCGTCTCGCTCAACACCGCATCACCGAAGCTTGAGTGTTGAATCTCAATCAAAAAAGCGCTCACAAGGAGCGCTTTTTACGAGGAGAAGGAATCTAGGCTTTGCTGACGCAACCTAGCTCCGTAGAAAGCCGCATGGATACCAGATCGCTCCCTATGACTTCACAG
This region of Comamonas thiooxydans genomic DNA includes:
- a CDS encoding MSMEG_1061 family FMN-dependent PPOX-type flavoprotein, with the translated sequence MPSSKDSADQRLQKSSQSDAVDLNRLYARPTERIQKAVLDHLMDFHKEYLAKATFFCLATGDGNGLDASPRGGPPGFVRVLDARTLAFADWPGNNRIASLRNLQNDDRLAMLFLFPGLETFLRINGRGRVSSDSDLMQELREGIKLPKTAIVIRIDEVLFHCGRAINRARLWRGESHLDPNHLPTVGDVMAGLAQLQGDAQLTPEQIVHANERYSSAVRTELY
- a CDS encoding helix-turn-helix domain-containing protein, which codes for MPDLMHLLGSYMDSPDGPSVVAATRMLESELSSEMHQHARGQLFGSIKGLISVQVDGGLWVVPAIHAVWLPPHHAHAGRSFGPYHGWSAYVTEAACANLPAQPCIIRVSGLLREAVLRIAGSMPQASDLSSQAHSHICAVVLDEIRSLPVEEFGLPIPADARLQRIARALIANPADERNIDDWASFGAISSRTLSRRFVSETGFNFTAWRQRVRLLRSLEMLAEGISITAIALDLGYASISAYISLFRRTFGETPACYRSRLKDV